The following proteins come from a genomic window of Sardina pilchardus chromosome 1, fSarPil1.1, whole genome shotgun sequence:
- the LOC134078321 gene encoding NACHT, LRR and PYD domains-containing protein 12-like: protein MFSKSKIIFIFDGLDESKLSLKGKRDVFDPLKDDVSVSVLIPNLINGNLLSSALIWITSRPAAVRQIDSTHIDRWTEVQGFNDQQKADYFWKKIKDEDEAEKAITHIKRSKSLYIMCHIPVFCWILATVFLKMVNHSSTLDLPQTLTEVYIYFLLIQTNRKNQKYADGFEPDGHKLLECNSEIILKLSKLAFEELKKRNILFYENDLKECGIDVNEPSLYSGMCTEFFKSEDVFTKHKVFCFVHLSIQEFLAAFFVFYSYVNKTVEIQRLFIAQVDEDTATTIQGPIPKKTKVFFKIIGRLSAYVRDRQLPMTAFLQTAVDRTVESKDGHLDLFLRFLLGISLEPNQKHLRRLLTNTESCPDSVKNIAEYIKEILSDNTKSTERCMNLLLCLLELKDDSLQQEIQQYMNSGKELSPAQCSTLAYIILVSEDALDEFDLIKYKTTTEGRRRLLVVLRICRRARLVGWGIGEDSCGVLTSALQSENKLLKKLDLTGNPLGNSGVNVLSTGLRHANCRVETLRLADCTLTSNACKPLATVLQSDNSHLKELDLTNNDLKDSGGKELCVALGHKNCKLEVLIKVVSS from the exons ATGTTCAGTAAGTCAAAGATCATCTTCATATTTGATGGTTTGGACGAGAGCAAACTCTCCCTGAAAGGAAAAAGGGACGTATTTGATCCCCTGAAGGATGATGTGTCCGTGAGTGTTCTCATACCCAACCTCATAAATGGCAATCTTCTGTCTTCTGCTCTTATTTGGATAACCTCTCGACCAGCAGCTGTCAGGCAGATTGattcaacacacatagacaggtgGACTGAAGTACAAGGGTTCAATGACCAACAGAAGGCTGATTACTTCTGGAAGAAAATTAAGGATGAAGACGAAGCGGAAAAAGCCATCACTCACATTAAAAGGTCAAagagcctctacatcatgtgccacatccCTGTCTTCTGCTGGATCTTGGCCACTGTGTTCCTGAAAATGGTCAATCATTCTAGCACACTTGACTTGCCTCAAACTCTGACTGAAGTTTACATATACTTTCTACTCATTCAGACCAACAGGAAGAACCAAAAGTATGCAGACGGTTTTGAACCAGATGGACATAAACTGCTTGAGTGCAACAGTGAGATTATTTTAAAACTGTCCAAACTAGCCTTTGAAGAACTAAAGAAGCGTAATATCTTGTTTTACGAAAACGACTTGAaagagtgtggcattgatgtaAATGAGCCATCATTGTACTCTGGGATGTGCACTGAGTTCTTCAAAAGCGAAGATGTTTTCACCAAACAtaaagttttttgttttgtgcatctgagcattcaGGAGTTTCTAGCTGCTTTCTTTGTGTTCTACTCCTATGTGAATAAGACAGTAGAAATCCAGAGACTTTTTATTGCCCAAGTAGATGAAGACACAGCTACTACCATACAGGGCCCAATTCCTAAGAAGACAAAAGTCTTCTTTAAGATAATAGGACGTTTGAGTGCctatgtgagagacagacaactTCCCATGACTGCTTTCTTGCAAACTGCAGTAGACAGAACTGTAGAGAGTAAAGATGGACACCTGGACCTTTTCCTTCGCTTCCTCTTGGGTATCTCACTGGAGCCCAACCAGAAACATCTGCGAAGACTTCTGACGAACACGGAGAGCTGCCCAGACAGTGTCAAGAACATCGCAGAGTACATTAAAGAAATTCTGAGTGACAACACCAAATCCACGGAAAGATGCATGAATCTCTTACTGTGTTTGCTTGAACTGAAGGATGACTCTCTTCAGCAGGAGATTCAGCAGTATATGAACTCAGGAAAAGAGCTGTCACCCGCCCAATGTTCAACCCTGGCCTATATAATTTTGGTGTCAGAGGATGCCctggatgagtttgacctgaTTAAGTACAAGACAACAACTGAGGGACGTAGGAGACTGCTTGTGGTACTACGGATTTGCAGGAGGGCCCG ATTGGTTGGTTGGGGCATTGGAGAAGATTCCTGTGGAGTCCTAACTTCTGCTCTTCAGTCAGAAAACAAGCTGTTGAAAAAGCTTGACCTGACCGGTAACCCTCTGGGGAATTCTGGAGTGAATGTGTTGTCCACTGGCCTGAGGCATGCTAACTGCAGAGTGGAGACATTGAG ACTTGCTGACTGTACACTCACAAGCAACGCTTGCAAGCCATTGGCCACGGTTCTGCAGTCAGACAACTCCCACTTGAAAGAATTGGACCTGACCAACAATGACTTGAAAGATTCTGGAGGGAAGGAGCTGTGTGTTGCGCTTGGACACAAGAACTGTAAACTCGAGGTCTTGAT AAAGGTTGTGAGTTCTTAG
- the LOC134075215 gene encoding stonustoxin subunit alpha-like, translating to MLSNRKLKINIDGCSEVRLRKGMKKYAGKLDLDLDTAHRQLSVDKEMKMAKYVEEKQQYLDHPNRFDCYRQVLCAEPLHGRFYWEVECNGFCVVGVAYQGLCRGGFSDGCLGYNKLSWCLECNCKFTVMHNKKMIKVPVPCLERNRIGVYLDWVAGALSFYSFSFDSRHHLHTFHCTFTEPLYAAFGVCRDEAFIRLCQV from the exons ATGCTGTCAAATAGAAAACTAAAAATCAA TATTGATGGTTGTTCAGAAGTCAGGCTTAGAAAGGGAATGAAGAAAT ATGCCGGAAAGCTTGACCTGGACCTCGACACGGCCCACAGGCAGCTCTCTGTGGACAAGGAGATGAAGATGGCCAAGTATGTGGAGGAGAAGCAGCAATACCTGGACCATCCAAACAGATTTGACTGTTACCGGCAGGTCCTGTGTGCAGAGCCTCTACACGGACGTTTTTACTGGGAGGTTGAGTGCAATGGCTTCTGTGTTGTTGGAGTGGCCTACCAAGGCCTTTGCAGGGGTGGTTTTTCTGATGGCTGTCTGGGATACAATAAATTGTCTTGGTGCCTGGAGTGTAACTGTAAGTTCACAGTTATGCACAATAAGAAAATGATTAAGGTACCTGTCCCCTGCCTTGAAAGAAACAGAATAGGAGTTTATCTGGACTGGGTGGCTGGcgctctgtccttctacagcttCTCATTTGACAGTAGGcaccacctgcacacgttccactgcacgttcactgagcccctctatgcAGCGTTTGGGGTCTGTAGAGACGAGGCCTTCATCAGACTATGCCAGGTCTAA